From the genome of Sander lucioperca isolate FBNREF2018 chromosome 1, SLUC_FBN_1.2, whole genome shotgun sequence, one region includes:
- the urp1 gene encoding urotensin-related peptide 1, which translates to MLSVALFYLVAVICSARRTHALPLYPDTNLEPQADFLQKLVSEVEDGPNTAEGEQREVNNLYPLLMQHNGGRDSWNKGAKDSAQQDKFANMVEDLREVVLKMAAADKLRSQGFLRSEQNLPKTNKRACFWKYCVTN; encoded by the exons ATGCTTTCTGTAGCTCTGTTTTACCTCGTAGCTGTGATTTGTTCTGCAAGACGGACACATGCTCTACCTCTGTACCCTGATACCAACCTGGAGCCACAGGCAG ATTTCCTTCAGAAATTAGTGTCAGAGGTGGAGGATGGACCCAACACTGCTgagggagagcagagagaggtgAATAACCTGTATCCTCTATTGATGCAGCACAATGGAGGGAGAGACTCCTGgaataaag GGGCTAAAGATTCAGCACAACAAGATAAATTTGCTAACATG GTCGAGGACCTCAGAGAAGTCGTCTTGAAGATGGCAGCGGCTGACAAGCTTCGCTCTCAGGGTTTTCTTAGATCAGAGCAGAACTTGCcaaaaactaacaaaagag